A segment of the Bacillus licheniformis DSM 13 = ATCC 14580 genome:
TGAGTCCGCGCCTATTAAGCGGATGATCCAGGATGCCAGAGACCGCGGCATGCTTATAGATGCTACATATGGAAGAAGAACCCGTGCGGTTGTCATTATGGACAGTGACCATATCATCTTATCTGCCGTCCAGCCTGAGACAGTAGCACAAAGGCTTTCCGTTAAAGAAGAAATTATGGATGAAGGGCAGGGATAAGAGCTTTATGAAAGAAAGAGGTTTGTTAATCGTTCTCTCCGGCCCTTCCGGCGTCGGAAAAGGAACAGTCAGGCAGGCGCTGTTTGCTCAGGAGGACACAAAATTTGAATATTCGATTTCGGTGACGACAAGAAAACCGCGTCAAGGCGAAAGAGACGGCGTCGACTACTTTTTTAAGACGCGCGAAGAGTTCGAAGAGATGATCGAGAACAACAAGCTGCTCGAATGGGCCGAATATGTCGGCAACTATTACGGAACACCCGTTGACTACGTCGAACAGACGCTTGAAAGCGGAAGGGACGTTTTTCTTGAAATCGAAGTCCAGGGTGCGCTGCAAGTCAGAAAGGCATTTCCTGAAGGCTTGTTTATCTTTTTGGCGCCTCCGAGCCTCGCCGAATTGAAAAACCGGATTGTCACAAGAGGGACAGAAACAGAAGCCACGATCGAAAACCGGATGAAAGCGGCGAAGGAAGAAATCGAACTGATGGACGCCTATGACTATGTTGTCGAAAATGACAGCATTGAGCTTGCGTGCGAAAGAATCAAAGCAATCGTTCTCGCCGAACATTTACGGCGCGACCGAGTTGCTCCAAGATATAAGAAAATGCTGGAGGTTGAATAAATATGCTAGATCCGTCAATTGACTCTTTAATGAACAAACTGGATTCAAAATACACGCTCGTTACCGTATCCGCACGGCGCGCCCGCGAAATGCAGATGAACAAAGACGCGCAGATCGAAAATCCGAAGTCGCATAAATTTGTAGGCAAAGCATTGGAAGAAATTGATGCCGGACTGCTTACATTCGAAAAGGAAAATCGCTAATAGCCTTAAAAATAGCAACCTATACACTAGGTTGTTATTTTTTTCAGGGCTGGCGAACAGAACATAAGGGGGAGAAATACGATGCTGAAAAATCGCAACATCCTGCTGGGAGTAAGCGGAGGAATCGCGGTATACAAAGCGGCCGCCTTAACGAGCAAGCTCGTGCAGGCAGGAGCCAATGTGAAAGTCATCATGACAAAATCCGCCTGTGAATTTGTGTCTCCGCTCACCTTTCAGGCGCTTTCGCGCAATGAAGTATATACCAATACGTTCGAAGAACCGAATCCCCGTGTCATCGCCCATATCGATGCCGCAGATTGGGCGGATCTCGTGATCGTTGCTCCGGCTACGGCCAATGTGATCGGAAAACTCGCCTCAGGCATCGCTGACGACATGCTGACGACGACGCTTTTGGCGACGACAGCGCCGGTGTGGATCGCTCCGGCGATGAACGTTCATATGTACGACCACCCGGCCGTTCAGCGGAACATCAGCGTTCTTTACAAAGACGGCTACCGGTTTATCGAACCGAGTGAAGGCTACCTTGCGTGCGGCTATATCGGCAAAGGCAGACTGGAAGAGCCTGAGCGGATCGTCCAGTTGGCAGAGTCGTATTTTT
Coding sequences within it:
- the gmk gene encoding guanylate kinase, whose protein sequence is MKERGLLIVLSGPSGVGKGTVRQALFAQEDTKFEYSISVTTRKPRQGERDGVDYFFKTREEFEEMIENNKLLEWAEYVGNYYGTPVDYVEQTLESGRDVFLEIEVQGALQVRKAFPEGLFIFLAPPSLAELKNRIVTRGTETEATIENRMKAAKEEIELMDAYDYVVENDSIELACERIKAIVLAEHLRRDRVAPRYKKMLEVE
- the rpoZ gene encoding DNA-directed RNA polymerase subunit omega encodes the protein MLDPSIDSLMNKLDSKYTLVTVSARRAREMQMNKDAQIENPKSHKFVGKALEEIDAGLLTFEKENR
- the remA gene encoding extracellular matrix/biofilm regulator RemA; protein product: MTIKLINIGFGNIISANRLISIVSPESAPIKRMIQDARDRGMLIDATYGRRTRAVVIMDSDHIILSAVQPETVAQRLSVKEEIMDEGQG